In Desulfomonile tiedjei DSM 6799, a genomic segment contains:
- the dnaB gene encoding replicative DNA helicase codes for MSPENNNTIRVPPQFLEGERAILGGLLIDNDAIPKVLTVLSPDDFYREAHRIVFKAITELFNRSEPVDWLTLTAVLKETGQMETVGGPEFLTELIDAVPSAANILHYTRVVKDKSILRQLISASTEVVTRCFEEHASIDEFLDEAEQTIFKVGESRIQAGFVHIQDLMKGSFETIERLYERKENITGVGSGFKDLDALTAGFQPSDLVIIAGRPSMGKTSFALNVGMHAAMELGVPTAVFSLEMSKEQIALRILCARAKVNLKTLRTGFLTSDDWGRLTLAVGNISEAPFYVDDTPAINTLEIRAKARRLKKERGLGLVIVDYLQLMRSAVRSDSREKEISDISRSLKALAKEISVPVIALSQLNRKVEDRPNKRPQLADLRESGAIEQDADVIVFIYRDEVYNKSPENPKKGEAEIIIGKQRNGPIGTVTAYFDAKFSTFRPYTSRDDMPTDDSAVLSNI; via the coding sequence ATGTCGCCGGAAAATAACAATACGATCAGAGTCCCCCCACAATTCCTTGAAGGCGAACGGGCTATTCTGGGGGGATTGCTGATTGATAACGACGCGATCCCGAAAGTACTTACGGTGCTTTCCCCGGATGATTTCTATCGCGAAGCTCACCGCATCGTCTTCAAAGCCATTACCGAACTTTTCAATAGAAGCGAACCTGTCGACTGGCTTACCCTGACTGCCGTGCTCAAGGAAACCGGACAGATGGAGACCGTTGGTGGTCCCGAGTTTCTGACAGAGCTCATCGATGCGGTTCCCAGTGCCGCGAACATTCTCCATTACACGAGAGTTGTCAAAGACAAGTCCATCCTGAGACAGTTGATTTCCGCATCCACCGAAGTAGTGACCCGCTGTTTCGAAGAGCATGCGAGTATCGACGAGTTCTTGGACGAAGCGGAACAGACTATCTTCAAGGTAGGTGAAAGCAGGATTCAAGCAGGTTTTGTCCACATTCAGGATCTCATGAAGGGGAGCTTCGAGACCATCGAACGACTCTACGAACGCAAAGAGAACATTACGGGAGTCGGTTCGGGATTCAAGGATTTGGACGCGCTTACTGCGGGCTTTCAACCCTCCGACCTGGTTATCATCGCCGGCAGACCATCCATGGGGAAGACGTCTTTTGCGCTGAACGTCGGCATGCATGCCGCGATGGAACTGGGTGTTCCTACAGCAGTTTTTTCTCTGGAAATGAGCAAGGAGCAGATCGCTCTTCGTATTCTCTGTGCAAGGGCCAAAGTTAACCTGAAAACCCTGAGGACAGGGTTCCTGACGTCCGATGACTGGGGAAGGCTGACTCTCGCTGTCGGGAATATTTCGGAAGCACCTTTTTACGTCGATGACACTCCGGCAATTAACACTCTGGAAATCCGAGCCAAAGCACGTCGTTTGAAAAAGGAACGCGGCCTCGGACTGGTCATTGTGGATTACTTGCAGCTCATGCGGAGTGCAGTGCGGTCGGATTCACGAGAAAAAGAGATTTCCGATATTTCCAGGTCTTTGAAGGCGTTGGCGAAAGAAATTTCCGTGCCGGTCATAGCATTGTCTCAGTTGAACAGGAAAGTCGAAGATCGCCCTAACAAACGACCGCAACTCGCGGATCTCCGTGAATCCGGCGCCATAGAGCAGGATGCGGACGTAATCGTGTTCATCTATCGCGATGAAGTGTACAACAAGAGTCCTGAGAATCCGAAAAAAGGCGAAGCTGAGATTATCATAGGGAAACAGCGAAACGGCCCCATTGGCACGGTAACAGCGTACTTCGACGCAAAGTTCTCTACCTTCCGGCCCTACACGTCCAGGGACGATATGCCCACTGACGATTCCGCTGTGCTCTCCAATATTTAG
- the atpB gene encoding F0F1 ATP synthase subunit A, translated as MEPFWHQWGVTHADLNNVLNTWLVMGILIVAALMVKNKLETVPRGSQNFWEVVISTLEDVVTQTMGPHGRAYFPLIASLALFILSCNLIGILPWFQSATNNLNTTLALALVAFVTTHAVGIKEHGAKYYHHFLGPVPWLIPLMLPIELIGHFSRILSLSFRLFGNIMGEDLAIIILTLLVPYLVPLPMMFLQVFTSFIQTLVFIMLTMMYIVGSLEEAH; from the coding sequence ATGGAGCCGTTCTGGCACCAGTGGGGCGTAACTCACGCGGATTTGAATAATGTCCTCAATACCTGGCTCGTCATGGGAATTCTCATTGTCGCAGCCCTCATGGTGAAGAACAAACTGGAGACTGTCCCGAGGGGATCGCAGAACTTCTGGGAGGTGGTGATCTCAACCCTTGAGGACGTTGTGACCCAGACCATGGGACCCCATGGCCGGGCATATTTTCCGCTGATTGCGTCATTGGCATTGTTCATTCTTTCCTGCAACCTCATTGGTATCCTGCCCTGGTTCCAGTCAGCCACCAATAACCTGAATACGACACTGGCGCTCGCGTTGGTGGCATTCGTGACTACCCATGCAGTGGGGATAAAAGAACATGGAGCCAAGTATTACCATCACTTTCTCGGGCCGGTACCATGGTTGATTCCTCTGATGCTGCCGATCGAGTTGATCGGGCACTTCAGCCGCATACTCTCTCTCAGCTTTCGTCTTTTCGGAAACATAATGGGAGAGGATTTGGCCATTATCATTCTTACACTTCTGGTGCCGTACCTGGTACCGCTGCCCATGATGTTCCTGCAAGTGTTTACCTCTTTTATTCAGACATTGGTATTCATCATGCTGACCATGATGTATATCGTCGGTTCGTTGGAAGAGGCTCACTGA
- a CDS encoding IS1182 family transposase encodes MGKQIRADYEQILMFPPSVEDWVAKDHPARFIRDFVDSLDLSELGIEVPDSDTGRPPYAPDLLLKVWLFGYFNRIRSTRKLEKGCLENMGLIWLTGMNAPDHNSLWRFFKANKKSLRHLFRQSIRVALKADLIGLALHAVDGTKIQAVSSNDKARGREHLERFLESVSERLDRTIADAMTEIERAEREETGEYRLPQSMQDGLKRKQRIQEALKELDESDKKSVHPSEPEARFMKNRRTKDLSYNAQAVADQKSGLIVAADVVTDGADNGQLVPMLDKVKENLGAVAEENVADGGYFSSGQIGLAHEREYGILIGKSSGEIVSERGADEDLYHRSRFVFDQERDCFICPEGRLLPFHQRKINGKNHNEVRRYHCKDFLTCPNRWKCSKSKNGRLIDLSVYEAALERHRSKREKPENKERLKTRKKIIEPPFAWIKSALSFRRWTVAGIDNVKAQWDLICTTINLRKLYHHWVSGEVAFT; translated from the coding sequence ATGGGCAAACAGATCCGGGCCGATTACGAACAGATCTTGATGTTTCCGCCGTCAGTGGAAGACTGGGTGGCTAAGGATCACCCGGCGCGCTTTATCCGAGATTTCGTGGATTCCTTGGATCTGTCCGAGTTGGGAATCGAGGTTCCCGACAGCGATACAGGACGTCCTCCGTATGCGCCAGATCTTCTGTTGAAGGTGTGGCTTTTCGGATACTTCAATCGGATCAGGAGTACCCGTAAGCTTGAGAAGGGTTGCCTTGAGAATATGGGGCTGATTTGGCTGACGGGGATGAATGCTCCGGATCATAATTCCTTATGGCGATTCTTCAAGGCGAACAAGAAATCATTGAGGCATCTGTTCAGACAGTCGATTCGTGTTGCTCTGAAGGCCGATCTGATCGGTCTAGCTCTTCATGCCGTGGACGGGACCAAGATCCAAGCCGTCTCATCCAACGACAAGGCTCGGGGTCGTGAGCACCTGGAGAGGTTTCTGGAAAGTGTTTCGGAGAGATTGGACCGCACGATTGCCGATGCGATGACTGAGATAGAGAGAGCCGAGCGGGAAGAGACCGGTGAGTATCGCCTTCCGCAGTCCATGCAAGACGGATTGAAACGGAAACAGCGGATACAAGAGGCTCTGAAGGAGTTGGATGAATCGGACAAGAAGTCAGTTCACCCTTCGGAACCGGAAGCTCGCTTTATGAAGAATCGCCGGACCAAAGACTTGTCGTACAACGCTCAGGCGGTTGCCGACCAAAAGAGCGGCCTTATCGTGGCCGCAGATGTGGTCACGGATGGGGCCGACAACGGGCAATTGGTCCCCATGCTCGACAAGGTGAAAGAGAATCTGGGCGCTGTGGCAGAGGAAAATGTGGCGGACGGGGGATATTTTTCCTCAGGGCAGATAGGTCTGGCCCATGAGCGAGAATACGGCATTCTTATCGGGAAATCGTCAGGGGAAATTGTTTCCGAGAGAGGTGCGGATGAGGATCTCTATCACCGATCCCGGTTCGTCTTTGATCAGGAGCGTGATTGCTTCATATGCCCTGAAGGGCGCTTGTTGCCTTTTCATCAGCGGAAAATTAACGGCAAGAACCACAATGAGGTTCGCAGGTATCACTGCAAGGATTTTCTAACGTGTCCCAATCGCTGGAAATGCTCCAAGAGCAAGAACGGACGCCTCATAGACCTCAGCGTTTACGAGGCGGCCCTAGAACGACACCGCAGCAAGAGGGAAAAACCAGAGAACAAAGAGCGCCTGAAGACTCGAAAGAAGATTATCGAGCCACCGTTTGCCTGGATCAAGAGCGCATTAAGCTTTCGGCGATGGACCGTGGCCGGAATCGACAACGTAAAGGCCCAGTGGGACCTTATTTGCACGACCATAAATCTCAGGAAGCTCTACCACCATTGGGTATCCGGCGAGGTGGCATTCACGTAA
- a CDS encoding triose-phosphate isomerase yields MATWDPKKGVLYHEFNKFNKERSLREVDKPNLLRNIFPYSEVPKVDFDFAMNPINPARNFLMTDTTFRDGQQARPPFSVEQISRLFDFLHRMSGPRGIIRQSEFFLYTKKDREAVERCQAKNYQYPMITGWIRAQKKDLTNVRAVGLTETGILTSVSDYHIFLKMGLDRKKAFDKYTDMVRATLEKGIVPRCHFEDVTRADIYGFCVPLAQKLMEIREQSGTDIRIRLCDTMGFGVTYPGAALPRSVPKLIRAFIDDANVPEDLLEWHGHNDFHKGLVNAVFAWLYGCSSVNGTLLGIGERTGNTPLEALMIEYMSLRGMSDGLDTLAITEMAEYFQKELGHPIPDNYPLLGKAFNATSAGVHADGVLKNEEIYNIFDTTKILGRPPVVNITDKSGLAGIAHWVNSKIESEERVDKSHPAISKIYDIIIEQYDKGRVTAMSDKEMMALVKRYLPELFISDWDRMKLIGREMAFKIVERFVETAEMQSGVSKTMETAMMHFLKRYPFIQYCYVADMEGKKITENITDITERAKYMEFKDKEDFSDRPWFIKPVKDGKIHVVGPFTSRITGALCITVSALIRDKKEKMIGVFGADIRLEELIKVENELMEEHGMEFTEKDIRELTRKYRNE; encoded by the coding sequence ATGGCCACTTGGGACCCAAAAAAAGGAGTCTTATATCACGAGTTCAACAAGTTCAATAAGGAGAGGTCCCTGCGGGAGGTTGATAAGCCGAACCTTTTGCGGAACATTTTTCCGTACAGTGAGGTTCCGAAGGTAGACTTCGATTTCGCAATGAACCCCATCAATCCTGCTCGAAATTTCTTGATGACCGACACGACCTTCAGGGACGGTCAACAGGCGAGACCTCCGTTTTCCGTGGAGCAAATTTCCAGGTTATTCGATTTTCTGCACAGGATGTCCGGTCCAAGAGGAATTATCCGTCAATCGGAGTTCTTTCTTTATACCAAGAAGGACAGAGAAGCGGTGGAGCGATGCCAGGCAAAGAACTATCAGTACCCTATGATCACCGGTTGGATTCGGGCTCAGAAAAAAGACTTGACCAACGTGCGTGCCGTGGGATTGACGGAGACTGGCATTCTTACTTCTGTTTCCGACTATCACATCTTTCTCAAGATGGGGCTTGACCGGAAAAAGGCTTTCGACAAGTACACGGACATGGTCCGGGCTACTCTGGAAAAAGGGATCGTGCCGCGATGCCATTTCGAGGATGTCACCAGGGCCGACATTTACGGGTTCTGTGTCCCGTTGGCCCAGAAGCTCATGGAAATCAGAGAGCAGTCAGGGACTGACATAAGAATTCGTTTGTGCGACACCATGGGATTCGGGGTGACGTATCCCGGAGCCGCTCTGCCGCGGAGCGTGCCCAAGTTGATTCGCGCTTTTATCGATGATGCCAACGTCCCGGAAGACCTTCTGGAATGGCACGGACACAACGATTTCCACAAAGGGCTCGTCAACGCGGTGTTCGCGTGGCTCTATGGATGCTCGTCCGTAAACGGCACTCTTCTCGGTATTGGCGAGCGAACGGGCAACACCCCTCTCGAGGCACTGATGATCGAGTACATGTCGTTAAGAGGCATGTCCGATGGATTGGACACTCTCGCCATTACGGAAATGGCAGAGTACTTCCAAAAGGAACTGGGTCATCCGATACCCGATAATTACCCGCTCCTCGGAAAAGCGTTCAATGCGACCAGTGCCGGTGTGCATGCCGATGGCGTGCTCAAGAATGAGGAGATTTACAACATATTCGACACGACCAAGATTTTGGGCAGACCGCCTGTCGTAAACATTACCGACAAATCAGGGCTCGCTGGAATAGCCCATTGGGTGAACAGCAAGATAGAGAGTGAGGAGAGGGTTGACAAGAGCCATCCCGCAATCTCGAAAATTTATGACATTATTATCGAGCAGTACGACAAGGGCCGGGTGACAGCAATGTCCGATAAGGAGATGATGGCTCTGGTCAAGCGGTACTTGCCTGAACTATTTATCTCCGATTGGGATCGCATGAAACTGATCGGGAGGGAAATGGCCTTCAAAATCGTGGAGCGCTTCGTCGAGACTGCGGAGATGCAGTCGGGAGTATCCAAGACTATGGAAACTGCAATGATGCACTTCCTGAAGCGCTATCCCTTCATCCAGTACTGCTATGTCGCGGATATGGAAGGAAAGAAGATCACGGAAAATATCACCGACATAACAGAACGTGCGAAGTACATGGAATTCAAAGACAAAGAAGATTTTTCCGATCGCCCCTGGTTTATCAAACCGGTCAAGGATGGGAAAATTCATGTTGTCGGGCCGTTTACTTCACGAATCACCGGAGCATTGTGTATCACTGTGTCCGCCCTCATCCGTGACAAAAAAGAAAAGATGATCGGAGTCTTCGGTGCAGACATCAGATTGGAAGAACTGATCAAAGTCGAAAACGAGCTTATGGAGGAACACGGAATGGAGTTCACGGAAAAGGATATCCGCGAACTGACAAGAAAGTACCGGAACGAGTAG
- the rpsR gene encoding 30S ribosomal protein S18, producing MSKPPKRRSFPRSKVCRFCADSSLKMDYKEPNILRVFITERGKIIPRRISGNCAKHQRQLTTAIKRARNIALLPFTVPRR from the coding sequence ATGAGTAAGCCTCCTAAAAGAAGAAGCTTTCCCCGTAGCAAAGTCTGTCGGTTCTGCGCGGATTCTTCTTTGAAGATGGACTACAAGGAACCGAATATTTTACGTGTATTCATCACCGAGCGCGGGAAGATCATTCCCCGGAGGATCTCCGGAAATTGTGCAAAACACCAGAGACAGCTTACGACAGCCATCAAAAGGGCTCGTAATATAGCCTTGCTGCCTTTTACAGTGCCCAGGCGATAA
- the atpE gene encoding ATP synthase F0 subunit C — translation MKRTVVTALMILGIMLIASVAFAQDAGKAAIIQYTVLAAGLAIGLGAIGSGIGMGTAIGGACEGTSRNPEAGGRILTTMIIGLAMIESLTIYALVIALILMFGNPYVK, via the coding sequence ATGAAGAGAACTGTTGTTACCGCATTGATGATTCTGGGAATTATGCTGATCGCCAGCGTTGCCTTTGCACAGGATGCAGGCAAAGCCGCAATCATTCAGTACACCGTATTGGCAGCAGGTCTGGCCATCGGACTTGGCGCAATCGGAAGTGGTATCGGTATGGGAACCGCAATCGGTGGAGCCTGCGAGGGAACCTCACGGAATCCGGAAGCCGGCGGCCGCATTCTGACCACCATGATCATCGGTCTGGCCATGATCGAGTCTCTGACCATTTACGCATTGGTCATAGCACTCATTCTTATGTTCGGTAATCCTTACGTGAAATAA
- a CDS encoding AtpZ/AtpI family protein, whose amino-acid sequence MKKVGTTWKLVGDSLQLGASIVFAIFIGAGLGYWLDGKFGTFPYLSIIFFCFGIAAAARNVWIEVRKQLRSDRDTDRT is encoded by the coding sequence GTGAAGAAGGTCGGCACAACCTGGAAGCTCGTCGGTGACTCGCTCCAGCTCGGTGCGTCGATTGTCTTCGCGATCTTTATCGGAGCCGGCCTGGGTTATTGGCTGGACGGTAAATTCGGAACATTTCCATATTTGAGTATAATCTTCTTTTGTTTCGGAATTGCGGCTGCCGCCCGCAATGTCTGGATTGAAGTGCGAAAGCAGCTTCGGTCCGACAGAGATACAGATCGTACATGA
- a CDS encoding ATP synthase subunit I → MNLERIPGIWFLLSGAVYVVGLPLCFAFAPREFAIGFAAGGALVLLNAWVSARRIKKADFPNRGRVTASLLGGFYVRLIMLGICLYAFIAYVHVDPVGLVTGLSVVPAGLLFMLVLIYVANRRPEEV, encoded by the coding sequence ATGAACCTTGAAAGAATCCCTGGAATCTGGTTTTTGCTTTCCGGTGCGGTGTACGTCGTGGGGCTCCCCTTATGTTTTGCATTTGCCCCTCGAGAATTCGCCATCGGATTTGCCGCAGGTGGAGCGCTTGTGCTGCTGAATGCCTGGGTTTCTGCAAGAAGAATCAAGAAAGCCGATTTCCCTAACAGAGGCCGTGTCACAGCATCGTTATTGGGTGGCTTTTACGTGCGGCTCATCATGCTCGGAATTTGTTTGTACGCGTTTATTGCTTACGTTCACGTCGATCCCGTAGGTCTGGTGACCGGCTTGTCGGTAGTGCCTGCCGGCCTGTTGTTTATGCTGGTCCTTATCTACGTAGCGAATAGAAGACCAGAGGAGGTCTAA
- the aspS gene encoding aspartate--tRNA ligase, whose amino-acid sequence MKPDTLDGWERTHLSTDVSENDVDSEIMVMGWILRRRDHGGVIFVDLRDRKGLLQLVFNPEFSEESHAAAHAVRPEWVIAARGIVRIRPEESINPDLPTGKLEVFVQELKILNKSEPPPFPLDDDIPPTDAVRYKYRYLDMRRLGGVRDNLLVRHRVVSLLRSFLNSEDFIEIETPFLTVSTPEGARDYLVPSRISPGSFYALPQSPQIFKQILMVGGFERYYQIVRCFRDEDLRADRQPEFTQLDIETSFIEEERLFDIMERMMEKIFREVLGIPLTLPFPALTYEQAMSRFGSDKPDIRFGMELTDIGDIVTSTEFGVFKTALQNGGIVKALKVDRGERLSRKDLDDLRDFAAVYGGKGVAYARIKEGGEWQSPIAKFLSSSERDLINQRVEAVPGDVILFGADSFKVVNDVLGNLRNHLAAKLGEIPANEHKFLWVTEFPMFEYDEEAGRYQAMHHPFTSPWEEDLDLLESDPGKVRARAYDLVLNGSEIGGGSMRIYRSDVQERVFSALGIDPEEAQEKFGFFLEALRYGAPPHGGIAFGVDRIIAILTGAESIREVIAFPKTQRATCPLTGAPAPVAPEQLKELGIKVPAKK is encoded by the coding sequence GTGAAACCTGACACCCTTGATGGATGGGAACGTACGCATCTTTCGACCGATGTTTCAGAAAATGATGTTGATTCTGAAATCATGGTCATGGGCTGGATCCTGAGGCGTCGGGATCATGGCGGTGTCATATTTGTGGACCTGCGGGATCGCAAGGGACTTCTGCAACTGGTGTTCAATCCTGAATTTTCAGAGGAATCGCATGCTGCGGCTCATGCAGTGAGACCTGAGTGGGTGATCGCGGCCAGGGGAATCGTTCGGATTCGTCCCGAGGAGTCGATCAATCCCGATCTTCCCACGGGCAAGCTGGAAGTCTTTGTGCAAGAATTAAAGATATTGAACAAGTCGGAACCGCCTCCTTTCCCCCTGGATGACGATATTCCCCCGACGGATGCGGTCCGTTACAAGTATCGCTACCTCGATATGAGGAGACTCGGCGGAGTGAGGGATAATCTGCTGGTACGGCATCGAGTCGTCTCGCTTTTGCGCAGTTTCTTGAACAGCGAAGATTTTATCGAAATAGAGACTCCTTTTCTTACGGTCAGCACACCGGAAGGAGCGCGGGATTATCTCGTGCCAAGCAGGATTTCTCCGGGGAGCTTCTATGCATTGCCGCAGTCTCCGCAGATTTTTAAGCAGATCCTCATGGTAGGAGGATTTGAACGATACTATCAAATAGTCAGGTGTTTCCGGGATGAAGATCTCCGTGCAGATCGCCAGCCGGAGTTCACGCAACTGGACATTGAAACTTCCTTTATTGAAGAGGAGCGTCTCTTCGACATCATGGAACGCATGATGGAAAAAATCTTTCGTGAGGTGCTCGGAATACCTCTCACCTTGCCCTTCCCTGCTTTAACGTATGAACAGGCAATGAGTCGGTTCGGTTCGGATAAGCCTGATATTCGTTTTGGTATGGAACTCACTGATATTGGCGACATAGTCACTTCAACCGAATTCGGAGTGTTTAAAACAGCGCTCCAAAACGGCGGCATAGTAAAAGCTTTGAAAGTGGACCGAGGCGAGCGCCTTTCCCGAAAGGATCTGGACGACCTGCGCGATTTTGCTGCAGTGTACGGTGGAAAGGGCGTCGCGTACGCGCGAATCAAAGAAGGTGGGGAATGGCAGTCTCCCATTGCCAAATTCTTATCTTCAAGCGAACGCGATTTGATAAACCAGCGGGTTGAGGCGGTTCCCGGTGACGTCATACTGTTTGGGGCAGACTCCTTCAAAGTGGTCAATGACGTGCTTGGGAATCTGCGGAATCATCTGGCTGCCAAATTGGGCGAAATTCCGGCAAACGAGCATAAGTTTCTCTGGGTAACGGAATTTCCCATGTTCGAGTATGATGAAGAGGCTGGCCGATATCAAGCAATGCATCACCCGTTCACTTCTCCATGGGAAGAGGATCTCGATCTCCTGGAATCCGACCCGGGAAAGGTTCGGGCACGGGCGTACGATCTCGTTCTCAACGGCTCCGAGATCGGCGGCGGGAGCATGAGAATCTATCGAAGCGATGTTCAGGAAAGGGTTTTCTCGGCATTGGGCATTGATCCCGAAGAAGCTCAGGAGAAATTCGGCTTCTTTCTCGAAGCCTTGCGTTACGGAGCGCCTCCCCATGGTGGGATAGCTTTTGGTGTGGATCGGATTATTGCAATTCTTACGGGAGCGGAGTCAATTCGAGAGGTAATCGCATTTCCGAAAACACAACGAGCAACCTGTCCGCTTACAGGAGCACCGGCTCCTGTGGCTCCGGAACAGCTCAAAGAATTGGGCATAAAAGTACCGGCAAAAAAATAG
- the hisS gene encoding histidine--tRNA ligase translates to MIRLIKGFHDILPDETPKWAFIIRTAQAVLERFGFREMITPIMEKTELFVRGIGEVTDIVEKEMYTFEDRGGDSLSLRPEATAGMLRAVVEHSLLKKDPVLKVYTIGPMFRRERPSKGRFRQFYQINAEILGDDTPFTDAEAISAAYAIMADIGASGLIIEVNSVGCRECRSAFREKLRSFLSPHLEELCPDCARRYHVNPMRILDCKVQRCTEIVKDAPLIVDSLDDSCRLHFLKVQDILKELAIPHRVEPRMVRGLDYYTRTAFEIVHEELGRTKAVGGGGRYDTLVKELGGPDASGIGFAIGLERLAMGISDEDPRFSRSVDLYVAALGDNTRELGARITNELRNKGYTVEMRYSGMSLKSQMKVADKLNAKKVIMIGDDELTRQEVTVRDMNTKEQATVPINAITSYVQGGKL, encoded by the coding sequence ATGATCAGGCTTATCAAAGGATTTCACGATATACTGCCGGATGAAACCCCCAAGTGGGCATTCATTATCCGCACTGCCCAAGCCGTTCTGGAACGGTTCGGGTTTCGCGAGATGATCACTCCGATTATGGAAAAGACCGAGCTGTTCGTGCGCGGAATAGGTGAGGTCACAGACATTGTCGAAAAAGAGATGTACACTTTCGAGGACCGCGGCGGAGATTCCCTTAGTTTGAGACCTGAGGCCACCGCTGGTATGCTCAGGGCAGTGGTGGAACATTCTCTCCTGAAAAAGGACCCGGTTCTGAAAGTCTATACCATAGGGCCGATGTTTCGGAGGGAACGACCGTCAAAGGGAAGATTTCGTCAGTTCTATCAGATAAACGCGGAAATCCTCGGAGATGACACGCCATTCACGGATGCGGAAGCGATCTCCGCAGCTTATGCAATCATGGCTGACATTGGGGCTTCCGGGCTCATAATAGAAGTCAACTCCGTTGGATGCAGAGAATGCAGAAGTGCTTTCCGCGAAAAGCTTCGGAGCTTTCTTAGCCCGCACCTGGAAGAGCTTTGTCCGGATTGTGCGCGACGTTATCATGTAAACCCGATGAGAATCCTGGACTGCAAGGTCCAGCGATGCACGGAAATAGTCAAGGACGCGCCGCTGATCGTTGACAGCCTCGATGACTCGTGCAGGTTGCATTTCCTCAAGGTTCAGGACATCCTGAAAGAACTCGCCATACCCCATCGCGTGGAACCAAGGATGGTTCGAGGACTCGATTACTACACGCGCACGGCCTTTGAGATTGTCCATGAGGAACTCGGCCGCACAAAAGCCGTCGGTGGCGGCGGGCGTTATGACACACTGGTAAAAGAACTGGGCGGACCGGATGCTTCGGGAATAGGGTTTGCCATAGGCCTCGAAAGACTGGCAATGGGCATTTCCGACGAGGATCCGCGTTTTTCGCGTTCCGTCGATCTGTATGTAGCAGCATTGGGAGACAATACCCGCGAATTAGGAGCCCGTATTACGAACGAGCTGCGAAATAAGGGCTATACGGTGGAAATGCGCTACAGCGGTATGAGCCTCAAATCGCAGATGAAGGTTGCGGATAAGTTAAACGCCAAGAAGGTAATCATGATTGGGGACGACGAACTGACACGTCAGGAAGTGACGGTAAGAGATATGAACACGAAAGAACAGGCGACGGTTCCCATCAATGCAATAACATCGTATGTGCAAGGAGGGAAACTGTGA
- the rpsF gene encoding 30S ribosomal protein S6: MRRYETIAVLDPDLHDDDVKTFTEKYSQLIMTQGGEVIKVEDWGTKKLAYLVRKRDKGHYILFDYVGNPALIFEMERQLKIAEDVMKYLSVKLDDEVDLEAFKQQAKPEEAAPEEAPAAETAAPVEAVAAPAAEAPVEAAPAEETEEPKAVEEAATERKESENE, translated from the coding sequence ATGAGACGCTACGAAACTATCGCCGTCCTGGACCCTGATCTCCACGACGACGACGTCAAAACATTCACCGAAAAGTACTCGCAGCTCATTATGACTCAGGGCGGGGAAGTCATCAAAGTCGAGGATTGGGGCACCAAGAAACTTGCGTACCTGGTGCGCAAGAGAGACAAAGGGCACTACATTCTCTTCGATTACGTCGGAAATCCTGCACTCATTTTCGAGATGGAACGGCAGTTGAAGATTGCAGAAGACGTCATGAAATACCTCAGCGTTAAACTGGACGATGAGGTCGATCTTGAAGCCTTCAAGCAGCAGGCAAAGCCTGAAGAAGCCGCTCCTGAAGAAGCTCCTGCCGCAGAAACCGCTGCGCCTGTTGAAGCCGTTGCAGCCCCCGCAGCTGAGGCGCCAGTGGAAGCAGCCCCCGCAGAAGAAACCGAAGAGCCGAAAGCCGTAGAAGAAGCGGCAACAGAAAGAAAGGAGAGCGAAAATGAGTAA
- the rplI gene encoding 50S ribosomal protein L9: MEVILLEHLDDLGTVGQTVKVKDGYARNYLLPRKLACLATPQNLNLYRTIIEAKQKKLAKAKSAADAQAEQISIIVLEFVRKSRGQDGRLFGSVTNADVAAELQKLGYELDKKRISLSEPVKKTGEYKASIRLHPEVTAQVTIIVKSEEESENVAGK; encoded by the coding sequence ATGGAAGTCATACTTCTTGAACATCTGGATGATTTGGGGACTGTCGGGCAGACGGTTAAAGTAAAAGACGGATATGCTCGCAATTATCTGCTCCCGAGAAAGCTTGCATGTCTCGCAACGCCGCAAAATCTGAATCTCTATCGGACGATCATCGAGGCGAAACAGAAGAAACTCGCTAAAGCGAAATCTGCGGCGGATGCCCAGGCCGAGCAGATTTCCATTATCGTGCTCGAATTCGTGCGAAAATCCCGGGGACAGGATGGCCGGCTCTTTGGATCGGTCACCAATGCGGATGTTGCTGCAGAACTTCAGAAACTCGGCTATGAACTGGACAAGAAACGGATATCCCTGTCCGAACCCGTAAAGAAAACCGGCGAATATAAAGCTTCCATACGACTGCACCCGGAGGTGACTGCTCAGGTGACGATAATCGTCAAGTCAGAGGAAGAATCGGAGAATGTCGCCGGAAAATAA